Below is a window of Rahnella aceris DNA.
AAACCCACCGCAGACATTGTGCTCGACAGCACGCAAGCCTCTTATTGTACAAATTACGTGATTACCGTCGGAGGTTCCGATGAGTAACAGGCTGCTGCCCAGTGGTTCATCCGCGCTGGAACTGGCAGCTGCCGAAGCCTGCGCGGAACTGGCCCGTGTGGATGTTCCGCTGAAAACCTTATGGGATCCGCAAACCTGCCCGGCAAAATTTCTGCCCTATCTGGCATGGGCACTTTCTGTCGATCGCTGGGACAGCGAATGGCCAACAGCGACAAAACGCAGCGTGATTCAGTCTGCCTGGTTCATCCATCAGCATAAAGGCACCATCAGCGCCATCAAACGCGTGGTCGAGCCTCTGGGTTATGTCATTAAGGTCACCGAATGGTGGGAAACCGACGATCCGCCGGGCACGTTCAAACTCGATATCGGCGTTCTGGATTCGGGTATCGATGAAGCCATGTACGAAGAAATGGAGCGCCTGATTGATGATGCGAAACCCGCCAGCCGTCACCTGATCGGGCTGACCATTACCCAGGATATTCCCGGCACCGTCTATCTGGCTGCGGCAATGTATGACGCAGAAATACTCACTGTTTATCCGGACTGATAAGGAATTTTATGAGCAAATTCAAATCCATCGTTACCACCATCGGGCAGGCGCGCATTGCATCAGCTATCGAAAGTGGAAAAGACGTCAATATCACCCATCTGGCCGTCGGTGACGGTAATGGCAGCGCCACGGAACCCTCCGCAGGTCAGACGGCGCTGGTCCATGAAACCTACCGTCTGGCGCTGAATTCGATCAAAATCGACAATAAAAATGCCAACTGGATTATTGCGGAAGCCATTATTCCGGCAAGTGTCGGCGGTTTTTGGATGCGTGAGATGGGGCTGTTTTCAGCACAAGGGGAGCTGATTGCCGTCAGCAATATGGCTGACAGCTATAAACCCACTCTCGAAGAAGGCTCTGGCCGGACGCAAACCCTGCGCATGGTGTTAACCGTAACAGATACCGATGCGGTTAGTCTTACAATCGACGACACCCTGATTATTGCGACCGAAGAATACGTTAATAATCTGCTGGCAGAACATGAAGCCTCACGACGTCACCCCGACGGAACCTTGACCGCTAAAGGTTTTGTGCAGCTGAACAGCGCGGTGGATAGCACCAGTGAAGTTCTGGCAGCTACGCCAAAAGCGGTAAAAACGTCTTACGATCTGGCAAAATCAGCAAATGATAATGCTAACGGGCGTGTTCCAAATACCCGAAAAGTTAACGGGAAAGCTCTCAGTGCAGATATTAATCTTACTGCAACTGATGTCGGTGCTTATAGCATAACGGACTCTGATAATCGTTTTGTTAATACCAGTGGTGACACAGTAAACTCATTAATAGTTTCCAATGACTTCATAATTAATGGGAAAGGATTAATTGGAAAAAATGGCTGGTATGCAGTCAATGCGAACACTAATGTGACAAATGGTTTAAGGCTTCAGGGGAACGGAGGGCAATTTGCCGATTCATATTTTGAAGAAACCATTGGCCAATATGCAGCATTAGGATTTCATGTCGCG
It encodes the following:
- a CDS encoding phage tail protein → MSKFKSIVTTIGQARIASAIESGKDVNITHLAVGDGNGSATEPSAGQTALVHETYRLALNSIKIDNKNANWIIAEAIIPASVGGFWMREMGLFSAQGELIAVSNMADSYKPTLEEGSGRTQTLRMVLTVTDTDAVSLTIDDTLIIATEEYVNNLLAEHEASRRHPDGTLTAKGFVQLNSAVDSTSEVLAATPKAVKTSYDLAKSANDNANGRVPNTRKVNGKALSADINLTATDVGAYSITDSDNRFVNTSGDTVNSLIVSNDFIINGKGLIGKNGWYAVNANTNVTNGLRLQGNGGQFADSYFEETIGQYAALGFHVASGGAEAYYTFRNGGSLHLNGPDVYLQLGPATHYSDGNIYGSVWNGYLNTWLANNNTNMHNDAQNLVNISENNVRNWVYGSFVSDIRLAASAEFQERGNNERMGGGVMTSFKDAGSSNYWIRLRPLQKAVGGNWYTVGYA
- a CDS encoding phage tail protein I, producing MSNRLLPSGSSALELAAAEACAELARVDVPLKTLWDPQTCPAKFLPYLAWALSVDRWDSEWPTATKRSVIQSAWFIHQHKGTISAIKRVVEPLGYVIKVTEWWETDDPPGTFKLDIGVLDSGIDEAMYEEMERLIDDAKPASRHLIGLTITQDIPGTVYLAAAMYDAEILTVYPD